A genome region from Natronobeatus ordinarius includes the following:
- a CDS encoding oligosaccharyl transferase, archaeosortase A system-associated codes for MSTDTEHVEEGTEASLIETWEEWYHVPVLGAVMLFMFWVRTQAYDRFVTDDGSPALAAVDSWYHWRTVQWTAENYPYTMPYDVWTGFPDGRYVGQFGTLFDQLIVTAAMIVGLGDPSTETLYTVSLLAVPVMAALVAIPVFYMGRRLGGTIGGIVSVVVLALAPGTFLYRSTVGQLQHHVAEVLFMAIAVLAMMVALRVAEQKRPIYELLVDGDWDTLQKPALYSVLAGFALTLYIWVWPPGVVLIGIFGAFFAVQLCIDYVRGVSPDHVAFVGAVSLGLTAISTAILIEEPGTSVTSFGYLQPVSAALVAIGCVFMAWFARQWDGLDVDRRYYPGAIAGLIFVAFGAMAIVLPDFFSTFVSNLQGRVLPIGERGADLTIAEAQPPPNYPQHVFDEFGAAFYTMVVGLLFLGARSVIGREHRAEYTLIAVWTLFLISMSMTQIRFAYYLVLAVAVVNAVFIADGIRLLNVSGSVHSIRNLETYQIIALVMVVMLLFAPLLPPIAAGNTAWDRAEMTGPSGDAMTWEEANEWLQGNTPEPGAWGGADNASELEYYGVYEYPEDGNYEYPVGAYGVMSWWDYGHLVTVQGERIPHSNPFQQNARPSSAFLTAQDEARAELILDAIAAGESPTDESTAELESIVADADDSHEEIRYVMIDHEMAGGKFNAITQWTGPEYDSYIEQRPYVIQGQEQPLWVSSDDYYDTTLASLYLDDATGMEHYRLVHENDDYAIVGAMAEPGTQIPRPQYSLALREYGLESTWGNETMYWQQQLAQAEANGDIYQELGTPIWQGEVVSTVKTFERVEGATLTGSLEDLEGDVDLEGAAVTARAQFETEPGRTFVYEQDGVVEDGTFELTVSYATNDELGPEDGYTASSVEAPEPYAVIVTTEDGEQYVAEIEVPETAVVDGETVDVDDFTSIDELVSPPEETIDEAEDEDEVADEADGDVDDTDEDAAADETDEDEADDDTAEDDETDDTASITSPGVVLAG; via the coding sequence ATGAGTACCGACACCGAACACGTCGAGGAGGGCACCGAGGCGTCCCTCATCGAAACGTGGGAAGAGTGGTATCACGTGCCCGTTCTCGGTGCCGTGATGCTGTTCATGTTCTGGGTGCGGACCCAGGCGTACGATCGATTCGTCACCGACGATGGGTCCCCCGCTCTGGCTGCGGTCGACTCGTGGTATCATTGGCGGACGGTCCAGTGGACCGCTGAAAACTATCCCTACACGATGCCGTATGACGTCTGGACGGGGTTCCCGGACGGCCGATACGTCGGTCAGTTCGGTACGCTGTTCGACCAACTCATCGTCACGGCCGCGATGATCGTCGGCCTCGGCGATCCGTCCACCGAGACCCTCTACACCGTTTCGTTGCTCGCCGTCCCCGTCATGGCCGCACTGGTCGCGATTCCCGTCTTCTACATGGGACGGCGACTCGGCGGGACTATTGGCGGGATCGTCTCCGTCGTCGTTCTCGCGCTCGCGCCCGGGACGTTCCTCTACCGGTCGACCGTGGGACAACTCCAGCACCACGTCGCCGAAGTGCTGTTCATGGCGATCGCGGTGCTGGCCATGATGGTCGCCCTGCGGGTGGCCGAACAGAAACGGCCGATCTATGAACTGCTGGTCGACGGAGATTGGGACACACTCCAGAAACCTGCATTGTACAGCGTTCTCGCAGGGTTCGCACTGACGCTGTACATCTGGGTCTGGCCGCCCGGAGTCGTCCTGATCGGTATCTTTGGCGCGTTCTTTGCCGTTCAACTCTGCATCGACTACGTTCGTGGTGTGTCACCAGATCACGTGGCGTTCGTCGGCGCGGTCAGCCTCGGATTGACGGCGATCTCCACGGCGATACTGATCGAAGAGCCGGGGACGAGTGTCACGAGTTTCGGTTACCTCCAACCGGTTTCGGCAGCCCTCGTCGCTATTGGTTGTGTCTTCATGGCCTGGTTTGCTCGCCAGTGGGACGGTCTGGACGTTGATCGTCGATACTATCCAGGTGCGATCGCGGGGCTCATATTCGTCGCGTTCGGTGCGATGGCGATCGTCCTGCCGGACTTCTTCAGCACGTTCGTGTCGAATCTCCAGGGCCGCGTGCTTCCGATCGGTGAACGTGGCGCAGATCTTACCATCGCTGAAGCTCAACCGCCGCCGAACTACCCACAACACGTCTTTGACGAGTTTGGTGCGGCCTTTTACACTATGGTAGTGGGCCTCCTCTTCCTCGGGGCCCGCTCCGTGATCGGCCGTGAGCACCGCGCTGAGTACACGCTAATCGCTGTCTGGACGCTATTCCTGATCAGCATGTCGATGACTCAGATCCGCTTCGCGTACTACCTCGTGCTCGCGGTCGCGGTCGTCAACGCGGTCTTCATCGCGGACGGGATCCGGTTGCTCAACGTCTCTGGAAGCGTCCACTCGATCCGCAACCTCGAGACGTACCAGATCATCGCCCTGGTAATGGTCGTCATGCTCCTGTTCGCGCCGCTGTTGCCGCCGATCGCCGCCGGAAACACCGCGTGGGATCGTGCTGAGATGACCGGCCCCAGCGGCGATGCGATGACCTGGGAAGAGGCCAACGAGTGGCTCCAGGGTAACACCCCCGAACCCGGCGCCTGGGGCGGAGCGGACAACGCGTCCGAACTCGAGTACTACGGCGTCTATGAGTACCCCGAGGACGGGAACTACGAGTATCCCGTGGGGGCCTACGGCGTCATGTCGTGGTGGGATTACGGCCACCTGGTAACGGTCCAGGGTGAACGCATCCCACACTCGAACCCGTTCCAGCAGAACGCTCGCCCCTCCTCGGCGTTCCTCACCGCCCAGGACGAAGCGCGCGCCGAGTTGATCCTCGACGCCATCGCAGCGGGCGAGTCGCCCACCGACGAGTCCACCGCGGAACTCGAGTCGATCGTCGCCGACGCCGACGACTCCCACGAGGAGATCCGGTACGTGATGATCGATCACGAGATGGCCGGCGGGAAGTTCAACGCGATCACGCAGTGGACCGGCCCGGAGTACGACTCCTACATCGAACAGCGGCCGTACGTGATTCAGGGCCAGGAACAGCCGCTCTGGGTGTCGAGTGACGATTACTACGACACCACGCTCGCGTCGCTGTATCTCGACGACGCCACCGGAATGGAACACTACCGGCTGGTCCACGAGAACGACGACTACGCGATCGTCGGCGCGATGGCTGAACCAGGGACGCAGATCCCCCGTCCACAGTACTCACTGGCGTTGCGCGAGTACGGCCTCGAATCGACCTGGGGTAACGAGACCATGTACTGGCAACAGCAACTCGCTCAGGCGGAGGCCAACGGCGACATCTATCAGGAACTCGGCACCCCGATCTGGCAGGGAGAGGTAGTCTCGACGGTGAAGACGTTCGAACGGGTCGAGGGAGCGACGCTCACCGGCTCCCTCGAGGATCTCGAGGGAGACGTCGATCTCGAGGGCGCGGCGGTCACCGCACGCGCCCAGTTCGAGACCGAACCCGGTCGAACGTTCGTCTACGAGCAAGACGGCGTCGTCGAGGACGGAACGTTCGAACTCACCGTCTCGTACGCGACGAACGACGAACTCGGGCCGGAAGACGGCTACACAGCCAGTAGCGTCGAGGCGCCCGAGCCGTACGCGGTCATCGTCACGACCGAGGACGGCGAACAGTACGTCGCCGAGATCGAAGTGCCCGAGACGGCGGTCGTCGACGGCGAGACCGTCGACGTCGACGACTTCACGTCGATCGACGAGTTGGTCTCGCCGCCGGAGGAGACCATCGACGAAGCCGAAGACGAAGACGAGGTCGCCGACGAGGCCGACGGTGATGTTGACGACACCGACGAAGACGCAGCGGCCGACGAGACTGATGAAGACGAAGCTGACGACGACACGGCCGAGGACGACGAAACCGACGACACCGCTTCGATCACGTCGCCCGGTGTCGTCCTCGCGGGCTGA
- the fabG gene encoding 3-oxoacyl-ACP reductase FabG, which translates to MRFENRIAIVTGGASGIGEGIAAVLSSAGATVVIADVDEAAAERAAAELPGEAMAVGVDVTDPAETAALAETVVDEYGRIDVLCANAGIFPSATIEELTVDDWDEVFDVNAKGVFLSVKACLPEMRAQDYGRIVITSSITGPMVGYPGWTHYAATKAGVLGFMRTAALEVAASDITVNAVLPGNIETGGLDDLGEEYLEKMRNSIPKGELGTPEDIGHAVAYLASEEAGYVTGTSIVVDGGQTLPESQLALEEIGE; encoded by the coding sequence ATGCGCTTTGAAAATCGAATCGCGATCGTCACCGGCGGTGCCAGCGGCATCGGCGAAGGAATCGCAGCCGTCCTCTCGAGCGCCGGCGCGACGGTTGTCATCGCCGACGTCGACGAGGCGGCAGCCGAGCGTGCGGCCGCAGAGCTACCCGGCGAGGCGATGGCGGTCGGCGTCGACGTGACCGATCCCGCCGAGACGGCGGCGCTGGCCGAAACCGTCGTCGACGAGTACGGACGAATCGACGTGCTGTGTGCCAACGCCGGCATCTTCCCGTCGGCAACCATCGAGGAACTGACCGTCGACGACTGGGACGAGGTCTTCGACGTCAACGCGAAAGGGGTGTTCCTCTCGGTGAAGGCGTGTCTCCCTGAGATGCGAGCGCAGGACTACGGCCGGATCGTGATCACGTCCTCGATTACTGGGCCGATGGTCGGCTACCCCGGCTGGACCCACTACGCCGCGACCAAGGCGGGCGTCCTCGGATTCATGCGGACGGCCGCCCTCGAGGTCGCTGCGTCCGACATCACCGTCAACGCCGTCCTCCCTGGCAACATCGAGACCGGCGGGCTCGACGACCTCGGTGAGGAGTATCTCGAGAAGATGCGCAACTCGATCCCGAAGGGCGAACTCGGCACCCCCGAGGACATCGGCCACGCAGTGGCGTACCTCGCCTCCGAGGAGGCTGGCTACGTCACCGGGACCTCGATCGTCGTCGACGGCGGCCAGACGCTTCCGGAGTCCCAGCTCGCCCTCGAGGAGATCGGCGAGTAG
- a CDS encoding DUF7115 domain-containing protein → MSVPGIVQSTLDGEEVASSVSLGGEDELFITPSRSIIYRAEGLLSDESIDEFPHEADRLTLSEGRRKTRLSLEYPLEGTREFTIPSSRTDAVLHPVLAGVLSGNGITEAGETVQQTYQFSELTLIVTSERLVKHIGEAVWDDDYEEYHFDDVTNLSFEEGSVATQIVLEVGGRQQRIKAPNEQATDVRNRLEYALFEYHDVHSLEELNDHLGAEAESEADSREDPAMAFGDGVEPLGSSAAEAEDGTDATDAVLPDDPLTGTSTTGGAADSSDVDAGSAALAGSSGVGTAGDASETATTVSSGEEFENSGFEPASPRTDPELLERLESLEETVASQTDLLERQQETIEQLIEELRLGR, encoded by the coding sequence ATGAGTGTTCCCGGTATCGTACAGTCTACTCTCGACGGCGAGGAGGTCGCGAGCAGCGTCTCCCTCGGCGGCGAAGACGAACTCTTCATCACCCCATCGCGGTCGATCATCTACCGCGCCGAAGGATTACTCAGCGACGAGTCTATCGACGAATTCCCCCACGAGGCTGATCGGCTCACCCTCTCTGAGGGGCGGCGAAAGACGCGCCTTTCACTCGAGTACCCACTCGAGGGGACGCGCGAGTTCACGATCCCGTCGAGCCGGACTGACGCAGTGCTCCACCCTGTCCTCGCGGGCGTGCTGAGTGGCAACGGCATCACGGAAGCGGGGGAGACGGTCCAGCAGACCTATCAGTTCAGTGAGCTGACGCTGATCGTCACCAGCGAACGGCTGGTCAAGCATATCGGTGAGGCCGTCTGGGACGACGATTACGAGGAGTACCACTTCGACGACGTGACGAACCTCTCGTTCGAAGAGGGCAGCGTCGCTACCCAGATCGTCCTCGAGGTCGGCGGCCGCCAGCAGCGGATCAAAGCGCCGAACGAACAGGCGACGGACGTGCGCAACCGGCTCGAGTACGCGCTGTTCGAGTACCACGACGTCCACTCGCTCGAGGAACTGAACGACCACCTCGGGGCCGAAGCGGAGAGCGAGGCCGACTCCCGTGAGGATCCAGCCATGGCGTTCGGCGACGGCGTCGAGCCGCTCGGGTCGAGCGCCGCCGAGGCGGAGGACGGAACCGACGCGACCGATGCCGTTCTGCCAGACGACCCGCTCACCGGAACGTCGACCACCGGCGGCGCTGCCGACTCGAGCGACGTCGACGCAGGATCGGCGGCCCTCGCGGGCAGTAGCGGGGTCGGTACAGCCGGCGACGCGTCCGAGACGGCCACCACGGTTTCCTCCGGCGAGGAGTTCGAAAACAGTGGGTTCGAGCCCGCCAGTCCGCGGACGGATCCCGAGTTGCTCGAGCGACTCGAGTCGCTCGAGGAGACCGTCGCCAGCCAGACCGACCTCCTCGAGCGCCAACAGGAGACGATCGAACAGCTAATCGAGGAGCTCAGACTCGGTCGCTGA
- a CDS encoding DUF5830 family protein, with product MDERVERGLELLEHLEHEELSLAAVVDRIELVTNDPAVTRTILDEAELRGIVEREDGIIRPKSRAYVRFGQDVITREGEFTCERCGSSLSTGHFIKLESGELGPFGSSCIRKVTGRE from the coding sequence ATGGACGAGCGCGTCGAACGCGGGCTCGAGCTCCTCGAGCACCTCGAACACGAGGAGCTGTCGCTCGCGGCCGTCGTCGATCGGATCGAACTCGTGACGAACGATCCGGCGGTGACGCGAACGATCCTCGACGAGGCCGAGTTGCGAGGGATCGTCGAGCGCGAGGACGGCATTATCCGTCCGAAGAGCCGAGCCTACGTCCGGTTCGGACAGGACGTGATCACGCGCGAGGGCGAGTTCACGTGCGAACGCTGTGGCTCGAGCCTCTCGACCGGCCACTTCATCAAACTCGAGTCCGGAGAACTCGGCCCGTTCGGCTCCTCGTGCATTCGAAAGGTCACGGGACGTGAATGA
- a CDS encoding TVP38/TMEM64 family protein has product MASSLPTRALAGAVVLGVVVAAGVVGSPSGTLSTLEVVADDPYLFGLVVAGLYLVRPLLAWPTTPLAVVVGYGYGITLGVPVALVGVVFTVIPVFLAVRWVTDGATTFGSGPLGTTLELTGEAVTRYYETTGPVRGVTVSRLAPIPSDVSTAAAAASGVRLRHLVVGTAVGELPWTVAGVVVGASAATIATAGLGELGVALTVACLFAAAILLAGPAYRLARGRLVRPQSG; this is encoded by the coding sequence ATGGCTTCGTCGCTGCCGACTCGAGCGCTCGCCGGTGCGGTCGTCCTCGGCGTCGTCGTCGCGGCGGGCGTGGTCGGTTCGCCGTCGGGGACGCTTTCGACGCTCGAGGTGGTCGCGGACGATCCGTACCTGTTCGGGCTCGTGGTCGCGGGGCTCTACCTCGTCCGGCCGTTGCTGGCGTGGCCGACCACTCCGCTCGCGGTCGTCGTCGGCTACGGCTACGGCATCACCCTCGGCGTCCCGGTCGCACTCGTGGGCGTCGTCTTCACGGTGATTCCGGTCTTTCTCGCGGTTCGCTGGGTCACCGACGGCGCGACGACGTTCGGGAGTGGTCCCCTCGGCACCACGCTCGAGCTGACGGGCGAGGCCGTGACCCGGTACTACGAGACGACCGGGCCGGTCCGGGGCGTGACGGTCTCTCGACTCGCGCCGATCCCCTCGGACGTCTCGACGGCAGCGGCAGCGGCCAGCGGCGTGCGGCTCCGGCACCTCGTCGTCGGGACGGCGGTCGGCGAACTCCCGTGGACGGTCGCCGGCGTCGTCGTCGGCGCCTCGGCGGCGACCATCGCGACCGCCGGCCTCGGCGAACTCGGTGTCGCACTGACGGTCGCGTGTCTGTTCGCCGCCGCGATCTTGCTCGCGGGCCCGGCCTATCGGCTGGCACGCGGTCGTCTCGTCCGGCCGCAGTCGGGGTAG
- the trpD gene encoding anthranilate phosphoribosyltransferase, whose translation MKEYVERVTDGQDLTQTEARAASRAVFEDATEAQIGALLTALRAKGETEAEIAGFGEGMRAVARRIDPDREPLVDTCGTGGDDHDTINVSTTSAIVAAGAGVPIAKHGNYSVSSSSGSADVLEEVGVEVEAEPPAVEQAIEDDGIGFMLAPVFHPAMAAVIGPRKELGMRTIFNVLGPLTNPAGADAQVVGVYDPDLVPVVARALSRMAVERALVVHGDGTDEIAIHGETVVAEVTRDDVETYTLEPADLGLERRSIDAIAGGSPAANAADLRGIVEGDVEGAKRDVILANAGAAIYVAGAVHSLEEGAERARDAIADGEAAAKLERLRASAPEAR comes from the coding sequence ATGAAGGAATACGTCGAACGCGTCACGGACGGCCAGGACCTGACGCAGACGGAGGCTCGAGCGGCCTCGAGAGCGGTGTTCGAGGACGCGACGGAGGCACAGATCGGCGCACTGCTGACGGCGTTGCGCGCGAAAGGTGAGACGGAAGCCGAGATCGCCGGCTTCGGCGAAGGGATGCGGGCGGTCGCCCGGCGCATCGACCCAGACCGGGAGCCGCTGGTCGATACGTGTGGGACGGGTGGGGACGACCACGACACGATCAACGTCTCGACGACGAGCGCGATCGTCGCCGCCGGGGCGGGTGTTCCGATCGCCAAACACGGCAACTACTCGGTGTCGTCGTCCTCGGGAAGCGCGGACGTCCTCGAGGAAGTCGGCGTCGAGGTCGAGGCCGAACCGCCGGCGGTCGAGCAGGCGATCGAGGACGACGGCATCGGCTTCATGCTCGCGCCGGTGTTCCACCCTGCGATGGCCGCAGTGATCGGCCCGCGCAAGGAACTCGGGATGCGGACGATCTTCAACGTCCTCGGGCCGCTGACCAACCCGGCGGGTGCGGACGCACAGGTCGTCGGCGTCTACGACCCCGACCTCGTGCCCGTCGTCGCGCGGGCGCTCTCGCGGATGGCCGTCGAGCGCGCGCTCGTCGTCCACGGCGACGGCACCGACGAGATCGCCATCCACGGGGAGACGGTCGTCGCCGAGGTAACGAGGGACGACGTCGAGACGTACACCCTCGAGCCCGCCGATCTCGGCCTCGAGCGCCGGTCGATCGACGCTATCGCGGGCGGCTCGCCTGCGGCGAACGCGGCCGACCTGCGTGGCATCGTCGAGGGCGACGTCGAGGGCGCGAAACGCGACGTCATCCTCGCGAACGCGGGGGCGGCGATCTACGTCGCCGGCGCGGTCCACTCGCTCGAGGAGGGAGCCGAACGCGCACGCGACGCGATCGCCGACGGCGAGGCGGCGGCGAAGCTCGAACGGCTTCGCGCGAGCGCCCCGGAGGCACGATGA